A region of Chelonia mydas isolate rCheMyd1 chromosome 7, rCheMyd1.pri.v2, whole genome shotgun sequence DNA encodes the following proteins:
- the CFL1 gene encoding cofilin-1 — translation MASGVAVSDGVIKVFNDMKVRKASTPEEVKKRKKAVLFCLSEDKRNIILEEGKEILVGDVGETVDDPYLHFVKMLPESDCRYALYDATYETKESKKEDLVFVFWAPDCAPLKSKMIYASSKDAIKKKLTGIKHELQATCYEEVKDRCTLAEKLGGNAVVSLEGKPL, via the exons ATG gcatCTGGCGTAGCAGTCTCTGATGGAGTGATCAAGGTCTTCAATGACATGAAGGTGCGGAAGGCCTCCACCCCGGAGGAGGTGAAGAAGCGCAAGAAGGCAGTGCTCTTCTGCCTGAGTGAGGACAAGAGGAACATCATCCTGGAGGAGGGCAAGGAGATTCTAGTGGGGGACGTGGGTGAGACAGTTGACGACCCCTATCTGCACTTTGTCAAGATGCTCCCGGAGTCAGACTGCCGCTATGCCCTCTACGATGCCACCTACGAGACCAAGGAGAGCAAGAAGGAGGATCTGGTCTTTGTCTTCTG ggccCCAGACTGTGCCCCCCTCAAGAGCAAGATGATCTACGCCAGCTCCAAGGATGCTATCAAGAAGAAACTCACAG gtaTCAAGCATGAGTTGCAAGCAACCTGTTACGAGGAGGTGAAGGACCGCTGCACCTTGGCCGAGAAGCTGGGCGGCAACGCCGTTGTCAGCTTGGAAGGGAAGCCCTTGTGA
- the MUS81 gene encoding crossover junction endonuclease MUS81 isoform X1, translated as MAAPRRLGRKKPVPACPNPLFVQWLTEWRDEAAEKGKKTQFVYQRALGSLRRYPLPLDSGREAAILQHFGDGICRRLDERLERHRAEQGADAPLEAMGRASPSMGGQESDPPGTEHRSLSNPSASQTLLGDLEPPPTRKARPPRQYVPAPHSGAYAVLLALYKDSMSPRSRGFLTKPELQRAAQPLCDKSFTLGDPGNRYTAWASVGTLIRKELVLKTNVPARYSLTPQGLVLAQRLVAVEQALISEGRAPESKTPQGTEPTDPAGQEKLRPEPQLLDSALGPLEGTAGGSGGQRPHDPEFVLRPGQFDIILCVDFIETMGGPAARKQDLMAELRRNAVPFDVRKLHVGDFMWVARERVQPRPGQLHLPPARELALDYVVERKRMADLCGSIIDGRFREQKFRLCRCGLRHPIYLLEESGSTQHLSLPESTLQQAATSTQVVDGFFVKRTRDLRESAAYLTIMTRRLNSLYGNKTLMSCTKEESQGRGPLQPNSDSCILMTFQEFNEGAVKNKAQTVREVFARQLMQISGVSGEKAAAILERYSTPASLLAAYSTCPDPESRDKLLSTIKCGKLQRNLGPALSRTLSQLYCSPGPLS; from the exons ATGGCGGCCCCCCGGCGGCTGGGGCGGAAGAAGCCGGTGCCCGCCTGCCCTAACCCCCTCTTCGTGCAGTGGCTGACCGAGTGGAGGGATGAGGCCGCTGAGAAGGGCAAGAAGACCCAGTTCGTGTATCAGAGG GCTCTGGGCTCCCTTCGAAGGTACCCGCTGCCCCTGGACAGTGGGCGTGAGGCCGCGATTCTGCAGCATTTTGGGGACGGGATCTGCCGGAGGCTGGACGAGCGGCTGGAGAGGCACCGTGCTGAGCAGG GTGCAGATGCCCCCCTTGAAGCCATGGGAAGGGCCAGCCCCTCCATGGGGGGCCAGGAAAGTGATCCCCCTGGCACAGAGCACCGCTCCCTCAGCAACCCCTCTGCCTCACAGACCTTACTTGGGGATTTGGAGCCTCCCCCCACG AGGAAGGCCCGTCCCCCCCGGCAGTATGTCCCAGCCCCACACTCCGGGGCCTATGCTGTGCTGCTAGCCCTCTATAAGGACAGCATG AGCCCACGCAGCCGGGGGTTCCTGACGAAGCCTGAGCTGCAGCGGGCAGCTCAGCCGCTGTGTGACAAATCCTTCACCCTG GGCGACCCTGGAAATAGGTACACGGCGTGGGCATCGGTGGGTACCTTGATCCGCAAAGAGCTGGTGCTGAAAACCAATGTCCCAGCCag GTACTCTCTGACACCGCAGGGGCTGGTGCTAGCCCAGAGGCTTGTGGCTGTGGAGCAGGCCCTGATTTCAGAGGGTCGAGCCCCAGAATCCAAGACACCCCAGGGCACAGAGCCCACGGATCCTGCTGGGCAGGAGAAACTGcgcccagagccccagct GCTTGACAGtgccctgggacccctggagGGGACAGCGGGTGGCTCTGGAGGGCAGAGGCCCCATGACCCTGAATTCGTGCTGAGACCTGGCCAGTTTGACATCATCCTGTGTGTGGATTTCATCGAGACCATGGG TGGCCCAGCAGCCCGGAAGCAGGACCTGATGGCTGAGCTGCGCAGGAACGCCGTGCCCTTCGACGTGCGCAAGCTGCATGTGGGAGACTTCATGTGGGTCGCCCGTGAGAGAGTCCAGCCCCGTCCAG ggcagctgcacctGCCCCCAGCGCGGGAGCTGGCCCTGGACTATGTGGTGGAGCGGAAGCGAATGGCTGACCTGTGTGGGAGCATCATCGACGGGCGCTTCCGTGAGCAGAAG tTCCGTCTGTGTCGCTGTGGCCTGCGCCACCCCATCTACCTGCTGGAGGAATCCGGATCAACCCAGCACCTGAGCCTGCCCGAGAGCACTCTGCAGCAGGCAGCCACCAGCACCCAG GTAGTGGATGGCTTCTTTGTCAAACGTACCCGTGACCTGCGGGAATCAGCTGCGTATCTGACCATCATGACACGTCGTCTGAATAGCCTGTATGGG AACAAGACCCTGATGAGCTGCACCAAGGAAGAGTCTCAGGGCCGCGGCCCGCTGCAGCCCAACAGCGACTCCTGCATCCTAATGACCTTCCAGGAGTTCAATGAGGGAGCTGTCAAGAACAAG GCCCAGACTGTGCGTGAGGTGTTCGCTCGGCAGCTCATGCAGATCAGTGGAGTGAGCGGAGAGAAAGCAGCCGCCATTTTGGAGAGATACAGCACACCGGCCAG CCTGCTGGCCGCCTACTCTACCTGCCCAGACCCTGAGAGCAGGGACAAGCTGCTGAGCACCATCAAGTGTGGCAAACTGCAGAG GAACCTGGGCCCTGCCCTGAGCAGGACACTCTCCCAGCTGTACTGCAGCCCTGGCCCCCTCTCCTGA
- the MUS81 gene encoding crossover junction endonuclease MUS81 isoform X3, with product MAAPRRLGRKKPVPACPNPLFVQWLTEWRDEAAEKGKKTQFVYQRALGSLRRYPLPLDSGREAAILQHFGDGICRRLDERLERHRAEQGADAPLEAMGRASPSMGGQESDPPGTEHRSLSNPSASQTLLGDLEPPPTRKARPPRQYVPAPHSGAYAVLLALYKDSMSPRSRGFLTKPELQRAAQPLCDKSFTLGDPGNRYTAWASVGTLIRKELVLKTNVPARYSLTPQGLVLAQRLVAVEQALISEGRAPESKTPQGTEPTDPAGQEKLRPEPQLGPAARKQDLMAELRRNAVPFDVRKLHVGDFMWVARERVQPRPGQLHLPPARELALDYVVERKRMADLCGSIIDGRFREQKFRLCRCGLRHPIYLLEESGSTQHLSLPESTLQQAATSTQVVDGFFVKRTRDLRESAAYLTIMTRRLNSLYGNKTLMSCTKEESQGRGPLQPNSDSCILMTFQEFNEGAVKNKAQTVREVFARQLMQISGVSGEKAAAILERYSTPASLLAAYSTCPDPESRDKLLSTIKCGKLQRNLGPALSRTLSQLYCSPGPLS from the exons ATGGCGGCCCCCCGGCGGCTGGGGCGGAAGAAGCCGGTGCCCGCCTGCCCTAACCCCCTCTTCGTGCAGTGGCTGACCGAGTGGAGGGATGAGGCCGCTGAGAAGGGCAAGAAGACCCAGTTCGTGTATCAGAGG GCTCTGGGCTCCCTTCGAAGGTACCCGCTGCCCCTGGACAGTGGGCGTGAGGCCGCGATTCTGCAGCATTTTGGGGACGGGATCTGCCGGAGGCTGGACGAGCGGCTGGAGAGGCACCGTGCTGAGCAGG GTGCAGATGCCCCCCTTGAAGCCATGGGAAGGGCCAGCCCCTCCATGGGGGGCCAGGAAAGTGATCCCCCTGGCACAGAGCACCGCTCCCTCAGCAACCCCTCTGCCTCACAGACCTTACTTGGGGATTTGGAGCCTCCCCCCACG AGGAAGGCCCGTCCCCCCCGGCAGTATGTCCCAGCCCCACACTCCGGGGCCTATGCTGTGCTGCTAGCCCTCTATAAGGACAGCATG AGCCCACGCAGCCGGGGGTTCCTGACGAAGCCTGAGCTGCAGCGGGCAGCTCAGCCGCTGTGTGACAAATCCTTCACCCTG GGCGACCCTGGAAATAGGTACACGGCGTGGGCATCGGTGGGTACCTTGATCCGCAAAGAGCTGGTGCTGAAAACCAATGTCCCAGCCag GTACTCTCTGACACCGCAGGGGCTGGTGCTAGCCCAGAGGCTTGTGGCTGTGGAGCAGGCCCTGATTTCAGAGGGTCGAGCCCCAGAATCCAAGACACCCCAGGGCACAGAGCCCACGGATCCTGCTGGGCAGGAGAAACTGcgcccagagccccagct TGGCCCAGCAGCCCGGAAGCAGGACCTGATGGCTGAGCTGCGCAGGAACGCCGTGCCCTTCGACGTGCGCAAGCTGCATGTGGGAGACTTCATGTGGGTCGCCCGTGAGAGAGTCCAGCCCCGTCCAG ggcagctgcacctGCCCCCAGCGCGGGAGCTGGCCCTGGACTATGTGGTGGAGCGGAAGCGAATGGCTGACCTGTGTGGGAGCATCATCGACGGGCGCTTCCGTGAGCAGAAG tTCCGTCTGTGTCGCTGTGGCCTGCGCCACCCCATCTACCTGCTGGAGGAATCCGGATCAACCCAGCACCTGAGCCTGCCCGAGAGCACTCTGCAGCAGGCAGCCACCAGCACCCAG GTAGTGGATGGCTTCTTTGTCAAACGTACCCGTGACCTGCGGGAATCAGCTGCGTATCTGACCATCATGACACGTCGTCTGAATAGCCTGTATGGG AACAAGACCCTGATGAGCTGCACCAAGGAAGAGTCTCAGGGCCGCGGCCCGCTGCAGCCCAACAGCGACTCCTGCATCCTAATGACCTTCCAGGAGTTCAATGAGGGAGCTGTCAAGAACAAG GCCCAGACTGTGCGTGAGGTGTTCGCTCGGCAGCTCATGCAGATCAGTGGAGTGAGCGGAGAGAAAGCAGCCGCCATTTTGGAGAGATACAGCACACCGGCCAG CCTGCTGGCCGCCTACTCTACCTGCCCAGACCCTGAGAGCAGGGACAAGCTGCTGAGCACCATCAAGTGTGGCAAACTGCAGAG GAACCTGGGCCCTGCCCTGAGCAGGACACTCTCCCAGCTGTACTGCAGCCCTGGCCCCCTCTCCTGA
- the LOC102929602 gene encoding acidic fibroblast growth factor intracellular-binding protein: MTNDLDIFVGNTTLIDEEVYQLWLDGYSVSDAVSLRLRSGILEQTGATVDVLQSDTMDHYRTFHMLERLLHTPSKLIHQLHFQIPPSRQAMLIERYYAFDEAFVREVLGKKLSKGTKKDLDDVSTKTGITLKSCRRQFDNFKRVFKVVEEMRGSLVENIQQHFLLSDRLARDYAAIVFFANSRFETGKKKLQFLTFEDFAYCAEQMIQNWTLGAVDSNVDDMDVDLDKEFLQELKELKVLIADKDLLDLHKSLVCTSLRGKSSVYNEMEANFKNLSRALVNMASKLIHTKDVRDFFIDLVEKFIEPCKSDKWTLNDVRLFLTQYTMSAHTLDAFRHQALWDRYMSTIKSCLLKMYHD; the protein is encoded by the exons ATGACCAATGACCTGGACATCTTTGTGGGGAACACCACGCTGATCGATGAGGAGGTGTACCAGCTCTGGCTGGATGGGTACTCAG TGAGTGATGCGGTGAGCCTGCGGCTGCGCAGCGGCATCCTGGAGCAGACGGGGGCCACGGTGGATGTGCTGCAGAGCGACACCATGGATCATTACCGCACCTTCCATATGCTTGAGCGCCTGCTGCACACCCCCTCCAAGCTCATCCACCAGCTACACTTTCAGATCCCGCCATCCCGCCAGGCCATGCTCATTGAGAG GTACTATGCCTTCGACGAGGCCTTCGTGCGTGAGGTGCTGGGCAAGAAGCTCTCCAAGGGCACGAAGAAGGACCTGGATGACGTCAGCACCAAGACAGGCATCACCCTCAAGAGCTGCCGACGCCAG TTTGACAACTTCAAGCGGGTGTTTAAGGTGGTGGAGGAGATGCGGGGGTCCCTGGTGGAGAACATCCAGCAGCACTTCCTGCTTTCAGACCGTCTGGCCAG GGACTACGCTGCCATCGTCTTCTTCGCAAACAGCCGCTTCGAGACAGGCAAGAAGAAGCTGCAGTTCCTGACCTTTGAGGATTTCGCTTACTGCGCAGAGCAGAtgatccagaactggacactgggAGCCGTGG ACTCCAATGTGGACGACATGGACGTGGATCTGGATAAGGAATTCCTGCAGGAACTCAAGGAGCTCAAGGTGCTGATCGCTGATAAGGATCTGCTTGATCTGCATAAGAG CCTGGTGTGTACGTCACTGCGTGGGAAGAGCTCGGTGTACAACGAGATGGAAGCCAACTTCAAG AACCTATCACGGGCACTGGTCAATATGGCCTCCAAGCTGATCCACACCAAGGACGTGCGTGACTTCTTCATCGACCTAGTGGAAAAG ttcaTTGAGCCCTGCAAGTCGGATAAGTGGACTTTGAACGACGTCCGACTCTTCCTGACGCAGTACACGATGTCCGCTCACACCTTGGACGCCTTCCG GCACCAGGCTCTCTGGGATCGGTACATGAGCACCATCAAATCCTGCCTGCTTAAGATGTACCACGACTGA
- the MUS81 gene encoding crossover junction endonuclease MUS81 isoform X2, with translation MAAPRRLGRKKPVPACPNPLFVQWLTEWRDEAAEKGKKTQFVYQRALGSLRRYPLPLDSGREAAILQHFGDGICRRLDERLERHRAEQGADAPLEAMGRASPSMGGQESDPPGTEHRSLSNPSASQTLLGDLEPPPTRKARPPRQYVPAPHSGAYAVLLALYKDSMSPRSRGFLTKPELQRAAQPLCDKSFTLGDPGNRYTAWASVGTLIRKELVLKTNVPARYSLTPQGLVLAQRLVAVEQALISEGRAPESKTPQGTEPTDPAGQEKLRPEPQLLDSALGPLEGTAGGSGGQRPHDPEFVLRPGQFDIILCVDFIETMGGPAARKQDLMAELRRNAVPFDVRKLHVGDFMWVARERVQPRPGQLHLPPARELALDYVVERKRMADLCGSIIDGRFREQKFRLCRCGLRHPIYLLEESGSTQHLSLPESTLQQAATSTQVVDGFFVKRTRDLRESAAYLTIMTRRLNSLYGNKTLMSCTKEESQGRGPLQPNSDSCILMTFQEFNEGAVKNKAQTVREVFARQLMQISGVSGEKAAAILERYSTPASFPYSRKLGGWEPKSLPPPHCLSPPHQPAGRLLYLPRP, from the exons ATGGCGGCCCCCCGGCGGCTGGGGCGGAAGAAGCCGGTGCCCGCCTGCCCTAACCCCCTCTTCGTGCAGTGGCTGACCGAGTGGAGGGATGAGGCCGCTGAGAAGGGCAAGAAGACCCAGTTCGTGTATCAGAGG GCTCTGGGCTCCCTTCGAAGGTACCCGCTGCCCCTGGACAGTGGGCGTGAGGCCGCGATTCTGCAGCATTTTGGGGACGGGATCTGCCGGAGGCTGGACGAGCGGCTGGAGAGGCACCGTGCTGAGCAGG GTGCAGATGCCCCCCTTGAAGCCATGGGAAGGGCCAGCCCCTCCATGGGGGGCCAGGAAAGTGATCCCCCTGGCACAGAGCACCGCTCCCTCAGCAACCCCTCTGCCTCACAGACCTTACTTGGGGATTTGGAGCCTCCCCCCACG AGGAAGGCCCGTCCCCCCCGGCAGTATGTCCCAGCCCCACACTCCGGGGCCTATGCTGTGCTGCTAGCCCTCTATAAGGACAGCATG AGCCCACGCAGCCGGGGGTTCCTGACGAAGCCTGAGCTGCAGCGGGCAGCTCAGCCGCTGTGTGACAAATCCTTCACCCTG GGCGACCCTGGAAATAGGTACACGGCGTGGGCATCGGTGGGTACCTTGATCCGCAAAGAGCTGGTGCTGAAAACCAATGTCCCAGCCag GTACTCTCTGACACCGCAGGGGCTGGTGCTAGCCCAGAGGCTTGTGGCTGTGGAGCAGGCCCTGATTTCAGAGGGTCGAGCCCCAGAATCCAAGACACCCCAGGGCACAGAGCCCACGGATCCTGCTGGGCAGGAGAAACTGcgcccagagccccagct GCTTGACAGtgccctgggacccctggagGGGACAGCGGGTGGCTCTGGAGGGCAGAGGCCCCATGACCCTGAATTCGTGCTGAGACCTGGCCAGTTTGACATCATCCTGTGTGTGGATTTCATCGAGACCATGGG TGGCCCAGCAGCCCGGAAGCAGGACCTGATGGCTGAGCTGCGCAGGAACGCCGTGCCCTTCGACGTGCGCAAGCTGCATGTGGGAGACTTCATGTGGGTCGCCCGTGAGAGAGTCCAGCCCCGTCCAG ggcagctgcacctGCCCCCAGCGCGGGAGCTGGCCCTGGACTATGTGGTGGAGCGGAAGCGAATGGCTGACCTGTGTGGGAGCATCATCGACGGGCGCTTCCGTGAGCAGAAG tTCCGTCTGTGTCGCTGTGGCCTGCGCCACCCCATCTACCTGCTGGAGGAATCCGGATCAACCCAGCACCTGAGCCTGCCCGAGAGCACTCTGCAGCAGGCAGCCACCAGCACCCAG GTAGTGGATGGCTTCTTTGTCAAACGTACCCGTGACCTGCGGGAATCAGCTGCGTATCTGACCATCATGACACGTCGTCTGAATAGCCTGTATGGG AACAAGACCCTGATGAGCTGCACCAAGGAAGAGTCTCAGGGCCGCGGCCCGCTGCAGCCCAACAGCGACTCCTGCATCCTAATGACCTTCCAGGAGTTCAATGAGGGAGCTGTCAAGAACAAG GCCCAGACTGTGCGTGAGGTGTTCGCTCGGCAGCTCATGCAGATCAGTGGAGTGAGCGGAGAGAAAGCAGCCGCCATTTTGGAGAGATACAGCACACCGGCCAG tttcccctactcTAGAAAGCTTGGGGGTTGGGagcccaagtccctgcccccccctcacTGTCTGTCTCCACCCCATCAGCCTGCTGGCCGCCTACTCTACCTGCCCAGACCCTGA
- the EFEMP2 gene encoding EGF-containing fibulin-like extracellular matrix protein 2, whose translation MWPVSCLLLAVLVGATLAQELEEPDTYTECTDGYQWDSDTQHCKDVNECETIPEACKGEMKCINHYGGYLCLPRSASVINDVHSENAAPPSAPRPRPPRPSLTASRHNTCPQGYEPDGHGSCLDVDECEYELHDCQPSQECINTAGAFHCKCPDGYRKIGSECVDIDECRYRYCQHRCVNSPGSFSCQCEPGFQLASNNRSCVDVNECEMGAPCGQRCFNTYGTFICRCNQGYELDRDGFTCNDIDECSYSSYLCQFQCINEPGRFSCDCPQGYQLLGTRLCQDINECETGAHQCTEAQSCINFHGGYRCVEKNRCLEPYVQVSDNRCLCPTTNPLCREQPSSIVHRYMSITADRTVPSDVFQIQATSVYPGAYNAFQIRSGNEQGEFYIRQINNISAMLVLARPVTGPREYVLDLEMVTMNSLMSYRSSSVLRLTIFVGAYSF comes from the exons ATGTGGCCCgtctcctgcctgctgctggcagtgctggTGGGCGCGACACTGGCACAGGAGCTGGAGGAACCTGATACCTACACG GAATGCACAGACGGATACCAGTGGGACTCAGACACACAGCACTGCAAAG ACGTGAACGAGTGTGAGACCATCCCCGAGGCCTGCAAAGGGGAGATGAAATGCATCAATCACTATGGGGGGTACCTGTGCCTGCCGCGCTCAGCCTCCGTCATCAATGACGTGCACTCGGAGAATGCTGCGCCCCCCAGTGCCCCTCGACCCCGGCCTCCCCGACCCTCACTCACCGCCTCCCGCCACAACACCTGCCCCCAGGGCTACGAGCCTGATGGGCATGGCTCCTGCCTGG ACGTGGACGAGTGCGAGTACGAGCTGCATGActgccagcccagccaggagtGCATCAACACGGCCGGCGCCTTCCACTGCAAGTGCCCTGACGGCTACCGCAAGATTGGCTCCGAGTGTGTGG ACATCGACGAGTGCCGGTACCGGTACTGCCAGCATCGCTGCGTCAACTCCCCAGGCTCCTTCTCCTGCCAGTGTGAGCCAGGCTTCCAGCTGGCCAGCAACAACCGCTCCTGCGTGG ATGTGAATGAGTGTGAGATGGGGGCACCGTGTGGGCAGCGCTGTTTCAACACCTACGGCACCTTCATCTGCCGCTGCAACCAGGGCTATGAGCTCGACCGCGACGGGTTCACCTGCAATG ATATCGATGAGTGCAGCTACTCCAGCTACCTGTGCCAGTTCCAGTGCATCAATGAGCCAGGGAGATTCTCCTGCGACTGCCCCCAGGGCTACCAGCTCCTGGGCACCCGCCTCTGCCAAG ACATCAATGAGTGTGAGACAGGCGCCCACCAATGCACCGAGGCCCAGAGCTGCATCAATTTCCATGGGGGCTATCGCTGCGTGGAGAAGAACCGCTGCCTGGAGCCCTATGTGCAGGTGTCTGACAA CCGCTGTCTGTGCCCTACCACGAACCCTCTGTGCCGGGAACAGCCCTCATCCATCGTGCATCGTTACATGAGCATCACAGCTGACCGGACCGTCCCTTCTGACGTCTTCCAGATCCAGGCCACCAGTGTCTACCCTGGAGCCTACAATGCCTTCCAGATCCGCTCTGGCAACGAGCAGGGGGAGTTCTACATCcgg CAAATCAATAACATCAGCGcgatgctggttctggccagGCCTGTCACAGGGCCCCGGGAATATGTGCTGGACCTGGAGATGGTGACTATGAACTCACTCATGAGCTACCGCTCCAGCTCGGTGCTGCGTCTCACCATCTTCGTGGGAGCCTATTCTTTCTAG